From Romeriopsis navalis LEGE 11480, the proteins below share one genomic window:
- a CDS encoding GNAT family N-acetyltransferase — protein sequence MVRIATITPEYAKAYNHLVKRGLREHPSSFDADIAQLEKRRDRAVARGLQRFDRLNGCLLGAFDEADKLVGTAMAIRRSAPKQSHQAEVLFVYVPIEHQGKGIAKKLMTYLILSARHLNGIEQLYLTVNLNGSAARALYVSFGFQSAGVVPRAVRVDGDYFDQEHMWLALS from the coding sequence ATGGTTCGGATCGCGACGATCACACCGGAATATGCTAAGGCATACAATCATTTGGTTAAGCGGGGTCTGCGTGAGCACCCATCATCGTTTGACGCGGATATTGCCCAACTGGAAAAACGCCGCGATCGGGCAGTTGCCCGAGGACTGCAACGCTTCGATCGCTTAAATGGCTGTTTGCTCGGGGCATTCGATGAGGCGGATAAGTTGGTGGGGACGGCGATGGCGATTCGGCGATCGGCCCCCAAGCAGTCCCACCAGGCGGAGGTGCTGTTTGTGTATGTGCCGATCGAGCATCAAGGAAAAGGCATTGCCAAAAAGCTGATGACTTACCTGATTTTGTCGGCGCGGCATCTGAATGGAATTGAACAGTTGTATCTGACGGTGAATCTGAATGGCAGTGCGGCGCGGGCATTGTATGTTTCATTTGGATTTCAGTCGGCAGGCGTTGTCCCTCGGGCCGTGCGAGTGGATGGTGATTACTTTGATCAAGAGCATATGTGGTTAGCGTTATCCTAG
- a CDS encoding Spy/CpxP family protein refolding chaperone, which yields MKKQFAAIFAGVALMTGGVATAISLPSIAQAQPGAQLPMMKMLISDLDLTPAQLQQINTVRQSTRGEIEAVLTPEQKPYAQAAFGAAQEIRQNLAAMNLTPEQRQEIRGIMQSSRSELKGLLTTEQRKVIRQKVRTRLRNVRNR from the coding sequence ATGAAAAAGCAATTTGCGGCGATTTTTGCGGGTGTGGCATTGATGACGGGGGGTGTGGCGACGGCCATCAGTCTGCCCTCGATCGCCCAAGCGCAACCGGGTGCGCAGTTGCCGATGATGAAAATGCTGATTTCTGACTTGGATTTGACTCCGGCACAGTTACAGCAAATCAATACCGTGCGTCAATCGACTCGTGGCGAGATTGAAGCAGTCCTGACGCCGGAGCAAAAGCCCTATGCTCAAGCGGCTTTTGGTGCGGCCCAGGAAATTCGCCAAAACCTTGCAGCGATGAATCTGACCCCGGAACAGCGCCAGGAAATTCGCGGTATTATGCAGTCTTCCCGGAGTGAGTTGAAAGGCTTGCTGACGACCGAGCAGCGAAAAGTTATCCGTCAAAAAGTTCGGACTCGACTGCGTAACGTGCGTAATCGTTAA
- a CDS encoding sensor histidine kinase, with amino-acid sequence MTVHNRLQDPSLRFLLWLEWLLLGLSALGEFSQRIQLFPDRAPLLSFLCIGLLGILGRHLPSQLRQKIGYIAINLTLVLIASVIGQIQFFFVLCIVLMLRSCLLFERTGRWLMIAALISFFITVQTYRWQTIGNHQILQNLKQVRPILAGSIVLFSLTLIFLHLLMNALLAERHSRQQLATANAQLRDYAMQVEQVATLQERTRVAREIHDAIGHSLTALHLNLNAAAGLWSAEPQQAKTLLDEATALSQVALKEIRTSIAALRSDPLQGKALTNLIQNLITQLEQTTSITANVNINLPPNLPEAQKTTTYRITQEAITNIIKHAEATVVDIQLQSDRQHLQLLIQDNGQGFDQQENTSGFGLRGMNERILALGGNLTIDSTIGNGCRIQMQLPLSQAQI; translated from the coding sequence ATGACTGTACACAATCGACTGCAAGATCCGTCACTCCGCTTCCTGCTATGGCTGGAATGGCTACTGCTGGGTCTAAGCGCCTTGGGCGAATTTTCCCAACGGATACAGCTCTTTCCCGATCGCGCACCACTCCTATCATTTCTATGCATCGGCTTGCTCGGAATACTCGGTAGACATTTACCCAGTCAGTTACGCCAAAAAATTGGTTATATCGCCATCAATCTCACCCTCGTCCTGATCGCTTCCGTCATTGGTCAGATTCAGTTCTTCTTTGTGCTCTGCATTGTGTTGATGCTGCGGAGTTGTTTACTATTTGAGCGGACCGGCCGGTGGCTGATGATCGCGGCGCTGATCAGCTTTTTTATTACCGTCCAAACCTACCGCTGGCAGACGATCGGCAATCACCAAATCCTCCAGAACTTGAAGCAAGTGCGGCCAATTCTCGCTGGTTCGATCGTGCTATTTTCCCTTACTCTGATCTTTCTACATCTATTGATGAACGCCCTCTTAGCCGAACGACACAGCCGCCAACAATTAGCCACGGCGAATGCACAATTACGTGACTACGCAATGCAAGTCGAACAGGTCGCCACCCTCCAAGAACGCACTAGGGTAGCGCGCGAAATCCACGATGCGATCGGGCATTCTCTCACCGCACTACATCTAAATCTCAACGCCGCCGCCGGACTCTGGTCCGCCGAGCCGCAGCAAGCTAAAACACTGCTCGATGAAGCCACGGCACTCAGTCAAGTCGCCCTGAAGGAGATTCGGACATCCATCGCGGCCCTTCGCAGCGATCCATTGCAGGGTAAAGCCTTAACCAACTTGATTCAGAACCTGATCACCCAGCTCGAACAAACCACCAGCATTACCGCTAATGTCAACATTAACCTTCCCCCTAACCTGCCAGAGGCCCAGAAAACGACAACTTATCGGATTACCCAAGAAGCAATCACGAATATCATCAAACATGCTGAGGCCACAGTGGTGGACATTCAATTGCAGAGCGATCGACAGCATCTACAACTCTTGATTCAAGACAATGGTCAAGGTTTCGATCAGCAGGAAAACACCAGTGGATTTGGGTTACGCGGCATGAACGAACGCATCCTCGCCCTCGGGGGCAACCTCACAATTGACAGTACGATCGGTAACGGCTGCCGGATTCAGATGCAATTACCGCTATCGCAAGCCCAAATATGA
- a CDS encoding DOPA 4,5-dioxygenase family protein, whose translation MVSVILEEMSLIAIQMTPQNIYDRYHAHVYFDQQTVERAADICRMAGEQFEVEVGRVHRKPVGPHPCWSCQLAFEAAEFDQLIPWLDAQRGSLNVLVHGLTGDDLADHTDHASWLGAAQALKLSIFQPREIA comes from the coding sequence GTGGTTAGCGTTATCCTAGAGGAGATGTCGCTAATTGCAATACAAATGACGCCGCAAAATATCTACGATCGTTATCATGCGCATGTCTATTTCGACCAACAAACGGTGGAACGAGCGGCTGACATTTGCCGTATGGCCGGTGAGCAGTTTGAGGTAGAAGTGGGGCGGGTGCATCGTAAACCGGTGGGGCCACATCCCTGTTGGAGTTGTCAGTTGGCGTTTGAGGCGGCGGAATTTGACCAGTTGATTCCGTGGTTGGATGCGCAGCGCGGTAGCTTGAATGTTTTGGTGCACGGGCTAACGGGAGATGACTTGGCGGACCATACGGACCATGCGAGTTGGTTAGGGGCAGCGCAGGCGTTAAAGCTGAGTATTTTTCAGCCGCGTGAAATCGCATAG
- a CDS encoding transposase, with protein MKVPDRHIIMNNASFHKGGRIEELIQTAGCELLYLPPDSPDLNKIEKSWSWLKSRMRQEIDQHDTLREAIEAVLKAS; from the coding sequence GTGAAAGTGCCCGATCGACATATCATTATGAACAATGCTAGCTTCCACAAAGGAGGCCGCATCGAAGAGTTGATACAAACCGCAGGCTGCGAGTTGCTCTATCTGCCTCCTGATTCCCCTGACCTCAACAAGATTGAAAAATCCTGGTCTTGGTTAAAGAGTCGTATGCGCCAGGAAATTGACCAACATGACACGCTTCGCGAAGCCATCGAAGCCGTTCTCAAAGCGTCCTAA